A genomic stretch from Seriola aureovittata isolate HTS-2021-v1 ecotype China chromosome 13, ASM2101889v1, whole genome shotgun sequence includes:
- the coq6 gene encoding ubiquinone biosynthesis monooxygenase COQ6, mitochondrial, whose protein sequence is MHKLSKAALACNGLGRCFITEKHVSAVKIIRRGLVCAEHGDDSGKNDVYDVIISGGGMVGSAMACSLGMDPNLMGKKILLLEAGNKKVMDKVPDIYSTRVSSISPGSATLLSGIGAWEHITEMRCKPYKRMQVWDACSDALITFDKENLQDEMAYIVENDIVVAALTKQLHSLSDNVQVKYRSKVVKYRWPMPHHTADSIPWVQVTLASGQTLQTKLLIGADGPNSMVRRELGIPTVKWNYDQSAVVAVLHLSEPTENNVAWQRFLPTGPIAMLPLSDTESSLVWSTSHRLAEELLELDEESFVDAINSAFWNNENQSELIETAGSLFRGALSTIMPSAGSPRQLPPSVAGIGPKTRVMFPLGMGHASEYIRHRVALIGDAAHRVHPLAGQGANLGFGDVASLTQLLSQAAFNGKDLGAMQHLLEYETERQRHNLPMMAAIDLMKRLYSTNSVPVVLLRTLGLQATNMLPALKEQIIAFASK, encoded by the exons ATGCACAAGCTTTCAAAGGCGGCGCTGGCCTGTAACGGACTTGGCCGGTGTTTTATAACAGAGAAGCATGTATCTGCTGTAAAAATCATCAGACGAGGATTAGTGTGCGCAGAACATGGGGACGATTCTGGCAAGAATGACGTTTATGATGTCATTATATCCGGGGGAGGGATGGTTGGATCTGCAATGGCATGTTCCCTTG GAATGGATCCCAACTTGATGGGTAAGAAGATTCTGCTGCTTGAAGCGGGCAACAAGAAAGTGATGGACAAGGTCCCAGACATCTACAGCACCAGAGTCAGCTCCATCAGTCCAGGTTCTGCCACCCTCCTCAGCG GTATTGGAGCATGGGAACACATTACAGAGATGAGGTGCAAGCCGTATAAAAGAATGCAG GTTTGGGATGCCTGCTCAGACGCCCTGATCACATTCGATAAGGAGAACCTGCAGGACGAGATGGCATACATCGTGGAGAACGACATCGTTGTGGCTGCACTCACTAAACAGCTGCACAGTCTGTCCG aTAATGTGCAAGTTAAGTACAGGTCCAAGGTGGTGAAGTATAGGTGGCCCATGCCCCACCACACAGCAGACTCCATCCCATGGGTCCAGGTCACGTTGGCCAGCGGACAGACTCTTCAGACCAAGCTGCTG attgGTGCCGATGGACCAAACTCTATGGTGAGAAGGGAATTAGGAATACCCACAGTCAAATGGAATTATGACCagtctgctgttgttgctgtgctaCACCTATCAGAA CCCACAGAGAACAATGTTGCATGGCAGAGGTTCCTCCCAACAGGACCCATTGCTATGTTACCG CTGTCGGACACAGAAAGCTCTCTGGTGTGGTCAACTAGCCATCGGCTCgctgaggagctgctggagctggatgAGGAGAGCTTTGTTGACGCCATCAACTCTGCCTTC TGGAATAATGAGAACCAGTCAGAGCTGATTGAGACGGCTGGCTCTCTTTTCCGTGGCGCCCTGTCGACCATCATGCCGTCTGCAGGTTCACCTCGACAGCTCCCTCCAAGTGTGGCAGGGATCGGCCCAAAGACCCGAGTCATGTTCCCTCTGGGCATGGGTCACGCATCAGAGTACATAAGGCACCGGGTGGCTCTGATTGG GGATGCAGCCCATCGTGTCCATCCTCTGGCGGGTCAGGGAGCCAACCTAGGCTTTGGGGATGTGGCTTCCCTCACACAGCTCCTGAGCCAGGCGGCCTTTAACGGGAAAGACCTGG gaGCAATGCAGCACCTTTTAGAATATGAAACTGAGCGTCAGCGGCACAATTTGCCCATGATGGCTGCCATTGACCTCATGAAACGCCTCTATTCCACTAACTCTGTTCCTGTGGTTCTCCTACGCACCTTGGGTCTGCAGGCCACCAACATGCTCCCAGCACTAAAA GAACAGATCATAGCATTTGCAAGCAAGTGA